The Niastella koreensis GR20-10 genome includes a window with the following:
- a CDS encoding ADP-ribosylglycohydrolase family protein translates to MTTNPVHGALFGVAIGDALGVPAEFKERRVLQQDPVTDFIGFKSHRQPPGTFSDDSSLTFCLAESLCLGYDLSDAGKRFVRWYDENYWTAGNEVFDVGMTTSRAIDRLRRGCKPYLAGDFEEGANGNGSLMRIMPLLFYIRDFDLEKRYDIIKDVSSMTHGHIRSVIACFYYLEYALELLKGSDKYTAYANTAKTVYEHIVKRQIARSEVEEFTALLKEDISKKEVESIPSWGYVMNTLQASMYCFLNTGNYKDATLMAVNLGNDADTSGAVTGGLAGLYYGFDSIPEKWRKGVKRSNDINDLCDRLAKAMGL, encoded by the coding sequence ATGACAACGAATCCTGTTCATGGGGCTTTATTTGGAGTGGCTATTGGCGATGCATTAGGCGTACCGGCTGAGTTTAAAGAACGTCGTGTATTGCAGCAGGATCCTGTAACTGACTTCATAGGTTTTAAAAGCCACAGACAACCACCGGGTACTTTTTCAGATGACAGCTCACTCACATTCTGCCTGGCTGAATCATTATGCCTTGGTTACGACCTGAGCGATGCCGGCAAACGTTTTGTTAGGTGGTACGATGAAAACTACTGGACGGCAGGCAACGAAGTGTTTGATGTTGGCATGACAACCAGCAGGGCCATCGACCGGTTGCGAAGAGGGTGTAAACCTTACCTGGCAGGTGATTTTGAAGAAGGCGCTAATGGCAATGGGTCTTTAATGCGCATCATGCCTTTGTTGTTTTACATCCGTGATTTTGACCTGGAGAAAAGGTATGACATCATTAAAGATGTTTCCTCCATGACGCATGGACATATCCGCTCGGTGATTGCCTGCTTCTATTACCTGGAGTATGCGCTGGAATTGTTGAAAGGCAGTGATAAGTATACAGCTTACGCCAATACCGCCAAAACGGTTTATGAGCACATCGTAAAAAGACAAATTGCAAGAAGTGAAGTGGAGGAATTTACGGCTTTATTAAAAGAAGATATTTCAAAAAAAGAGGTAGAATCCATTCCTTCCTGGGGTTATGTGATGAATACCCTGCAGGCTTCCATGTATTGTTTTTTGAATACCGGCAATTACAAGGATGCCACGCTGATGGCCGTTAACCTGGGTAACGATGCAGATACTTCCGGGGCAGTTACCGGCGGACTGGCAGGTTTGTATTATGGGTTTGATTCCATTCCCGAAAAATGGCGCAAAGGAGTTAAACGAAGCAATGACATAAATGACCTGTGCGATCGCCTGGCGAAAGCCATGGGTCTGTAG